In Dyadobacter sp. CECT 9275, the following proteins share a genomic window:
- a CDS encoding UxaA family hydrolase → MASNLLKIHPSDNVIVALRDLPNHAVAEWDGQQYSLPYGVSAKHKFVTEDIDTGGAIIMYGVLVGRAKQPIKKGEPITTFNLAHDSQDYSTANRQPYTYVQPDVTKWQDRTFRGYHREDGRVGTYNYWLVVPLVFCENRNVLIMKDAFERELGYAQTDIYREHVREFLHLYQAGDMRKVKSLEVFTEQPAVKKITDRPFQNVDGVKFLTHEGGCGGTRQDANTLCALFAAYAVNPNVAGITVLSLGCQNSELKTLEDEIKKRDPHFNKPFFAFEHQKGTEYSLMSGAIKETFMGLTKINEFERADAPLSKLSVGLKCGGSDGFSGISANPVLGHLSDIVVGLGGQTLLAEFPELNGVEQELLNRCVTEEKAAKFEKLMRDYAGKAEAVGSAFAFNPSPGNIKDGLITDAIKSAGAARKGGNAYISDVLNYTERATVPGLQLVCTPGNDVEATTGQTAAGANVILFTTGLGTPTGNPICPVAKVATNSALANRMPDVIDFDCGPVVDGTQSIEENAEHLLEYVIKVASGELTKAQQLGQNDFIPWKRGVSL, encoded by the coding sequence ATGGCGTCTAATCTCTTAAAAATTCATCCATCCGACAATGTTATTGTCGCCCTTCGGGACTTGCCTAATCATGCTGTTGCTGAGTGGGATGGGCAGCAATACTCACTTCCTTACGGAGTATCAGCCAAGCATAAATTCGTGACCGAAGATATAGATACGGGCGGTGCTATCATTATGTATGGTGTGCTGGTAGGGCGTGCAAAACAGCCGATTAAAAAAGGTGAGCCTATCACAACCTTTAATCTTGCGCATGACTCACAGGATTACAGTACTGCCAACCGGCAACCATATACCTATGTTCAGCCAGATGTCACCAAATGGCAGGATCGTACTTTCAGAGGGTATCACCGGGAAGACGGGCGTGTGGGTACCTACAATTACTGGCTGGTGGTTCCGCTGGTTTTCTGTGAAAACCGTAACGTGCTCATCATGAAGGATGCTTTTGAGCGGGAGCTAGGTTATGCTCAAACCGATATTTACCGCGAGCATGTGAGGGAATTCCTTCATTTGTATCAGGCGGGTGATATGCGCAAGGTTAAAAGCCTGGAAGTTTTCACTGAACAGCCGGCCGTTAAAAAAATCACGGACCGTCCTTTCCAGAATGTTGATGGGGTGAAGTTTTTGACGCACGAAGGCGGATGTGGCGGCACCCGGCAGGATGCTAATACTTTGTGCGCTCTTTTTGCGGCATATGCCGTTAACCCGAATGTTGCCGGTATTACAGTATTGAGCCTTGGCTGCCAGAACTCGGAACTTAAAACACTGGAAGATGAGATCAAAAAACGTGATCCGCATTTTAACAAGCCGTTTTTCGCGTTTGAACATCAGAAAGGTACAGAGTATTCCCTCATGTCAGGAGCCATAAAGGAAACGTTTATGGGGCTCACAAAAATCAATGAATTTGAACGAGCGGACGCACCGCTTTCAAAATTGTCGGTTGGTCTGAAATGCGGCGGTTCAGATGGTTTTTCCGGGATATCAGCCAATCCGGTTCTGGGGCATTTGTCAGATATCGTGGTGGGCTTGGGCGGACAAACGCTTCTGGCTGAGTTTCCTGAATTAAACGGTGTGGAGCAGGAATTGCTCAACCGGTGTGTGACGGAAGAAAAAGCGGCGAAATTTGAAAAGCTCATGCGCGATTATGCCGGTAAGGCAGAGGCCGTAGGTTCAGCTTTTGCATTTAATCCATCGCCTGGTAATATTAAAGACGGGCTCATTACCGATGCCATAAAATCTGCCGGTGCGGCACGCAAGGGAGGAAATGCCTACATATCTGACGTACTTAATTATACAGAACGGGCAACGGTACCGGGTCTGCAGCTGGTATGTACGCCGGGTAATGACGTAGAAGCAACAACCGGACAAACGGCTGCGGGTGCCAATGTGATTCTCTTTACAACCGGCCTGGGTACTCCTACGGGTAATCCAATTTGCCCGGTTGCCAAGGTAGCTACCAACAGCGCACTGGCGAACCGGATGCCCGATGTGATTGACTTTGACTGTGGTCCGGTGGTGGATGGTACCCAGTCTATCGAAGAAAACGCAGAACATCTGCTGGAATATGTCATCAAGGTGGCAAGCGGCGAACTGACCAAAGCACAGCAACTTGGCCAGAACGATTTTATTCCATGGAAAAGGGGAGTGTCTCTTTAA
- a CDS encoding SDR family NAD(P)-dependent oxidoreductase yields MFDLNGKVALVTGGASGIGLAISKTFARQGAQVHILELNAELAQQVAEEISKEGGKAQAHSVDISKQADVVKVIDAIAAEQQINILVNNAGIAHIGKADTTSESDFDRIYNVNIKGVYNCLFATIPHLKANGGGVILNMASIAATVGIPDRFAYSTAKGAVYSMTLSVARDYLGENIRCNSISPARVHTPFVDGFISKTYPGKEAEMFEKLSKTQPIGRMAKPEEIGALALYLCSDEAGFITGCDYLIDGGFEKLNN; encoded by the coding sequence ATGTTTGATTTAAATGGTAAAGTTGCCCTTGTAACCGGCGGGGCCAGCGGTATCGGGTTGGCAATCAGTAAGACATTTGCCAGACAGGGTGCCCAAGTGCATATCCTGGAACTGAATGCAGAGCTTGCACAGCAGGTAGCTGAAGAAATTTCTAAAGAGGGCGGAAAAGCACAGGCACATTCCGTAGATATTTCCAAACAAGCTGATGTAGTGAAAGTTATTGATGCTATTGCAGCAGAACAGCAGATCAACATACTTGTCAATAATGCAGGAATAGCACACATCGGGAAAGCGGATACTACTTCCGAGTCTGATTTTGACCGGATCTATAATGTCAATATCAAAGGTGTTTACAACTGTCTTTTCGCTACCATTCCTCATCTTAAAGCCAATGGAGGCGGGGTTATTCTCAACATGGCATCCATTGCCGCAACGGTAGGTATTCCCGACAGGTTTGCATATTCTACCGCAAAGGGTGCGGTGTACTCTATGACTTTATCCGTTGCGCGGGATTACCTGGGTGAGAACATCCGTTGCAACAGTATTTCTCCGGCCCGGGTGCATACACCTTTCGTAGATGGCTTTATCAGCAAAACCTATCCAGGCAAAGAAGCTGAAATGTTTGAAAAACTATCAAAAACCCAGCCTATAGGGCGTATGGCCAAACCTGAGGAGATTGGTGCGCTGGCATTATACCTCTGTTCAGACGAAGCAGGATTTATTACCGGCTGTGATTATCTGATCGACGGTGGTTTTGAGAAACTCAATAATTAA
- a CDS encoding fumarylacetoacetate hydrolase family protein gives MKLFRFGAFEQEKPAVELPDGTQIDVSAFGEDYNEKFFGTDGVNRLRTWLETNAESAPRIEKGFRYGSCIARPSKIVCIGMNYAKHAYESGATELPKEPIIFFKATSALCGPFDQVIIPRNSEKTDWEVELAVIIGKKASYVDEANALDYVAGYAVHNDYSERAFQLERGGQWVKGKSNDTFAPLGPYFVPASEIKNANNLDLWLSLNGTKIQDSNTSDMIFQIPFLVSYLSQFMSLLPGDMITTGTPAGVGLGMKPQVYLKAGDVVELGIEGLGVQKQEAIAWKA, from the coding sequence ATGAAACTTTTTCGCTTTGGTGCTTTTGAACAGGAAAAACCTGCAGTGGAGCTTCCTGATGGAACACAGATTGATGTATCTGCTTTCGGAGAAGATTATAATGAGAAATTTTTCGGAACCGATGGCGTAAACCGTCTCAGAACCTGGCTGGAAACCAATGCTGAGTCGGCTCCCCGAATTGAAAAGGGTTTTCGATATGGCTCTTGTATTGCCCGCCCGTCCAAGATCGTCTGCATCGGAATGAATTATGCCAAACATGCTTACGAATCCGGCGCTACGGAACTTCCCAAAGAGCCGATCATTTTTTTTAAGGCAACATCCGCATTGTGCGGCCCATTTGACCAGGTGATTATTCCCCGTAATTCTGAAAAGACAGACTGGGAGGTAGAGCTCGCGGTGATCATCGGTAAAAAGGCAAGTTATGTAGACGAGGCTAACGCGCTGGACTATGTTGCCGGATATGCCGTTCACAATGATTATTCGGAACGTGCTTTTCAGCTGGAGCGCGGCGGACAATGGGTGAAAGGAAAGAGCAATGATACTTTCGCTCCGCTCGGACCCTATTTTGTTCCTGCTTCGGAGATCAAAAATGCGAATAATCTGGACCTTTGGTTATCATTAAACGGTACCAAAATCCAGGATAGCAATACTTCGGATATGATTTTTCAAATACCGTTTCTGGTTAGTTATCTCAGCCAGTTCATGAGCCTGCTGCCGGGAGATATGATCACCACAGGTACACCGGCTGGTGTAGGACTTGGGATGAAACCGCAGGTATATCTGAAAGCTGGTGATGTGGTAGAGCTTGGAATAGAAGGCCTTGGGGTGCAAAAACAGGAAGCCATAGCTTGGAAGGCATGA
- a CDS encoding amidohydrolase family protein has product MTIDAHQHFWIFDPVRDSWITPEMAVIQRNFLPEDLEPFLRQNGVDGCVAVQADQSDAETEFLLHLAEANDFVKGVVGWIDLCDSNLYNRLEAYSSFEKLKGFRHVVQTEADGFLLQPDFIKGVGTLIAFDFTYDILIYPHQLKEAYDFAKQLPKVRFVLDHIAKPYIKKGEVEPWATDIGRLAELPNVCCKVSGMVTEADWKQWEGADFRPYLDTVFEAFGTDRIMFGSDWPVCLVASDYGRMKSIADEYLSAFSPEERQKVMGDNATRFYNLD; this is encoded by the coding sequence ATGACGATTGATGCGCATCAGCACTTCTGGATTTTTGACCCTGTGAGGGATTCGTGGATTACACCTGAAATGGCTGTGATCCAAAGGAATTTTCTTCCGGAGGATTTAGAGCCGTTTTTGAGGCAAAACGGGGTGGATGGTTGTGTGGCGGTTCAGGCAGATCAGTCGGATGCGGAAACGGAATTTTTACTGCACCTGGCAGAGGCCAATGATTTCGTCAAAGGTGTTGTGGGCTGGATTGATCTGTGTGATAGCAACCTTTACAATCGGCTGGAGGCATATTCCAGTTTCGAAAAACTGAAAGGTTTCAGGCATGTTGTACAGACCGAGGCAGACGGCTTCCTGCTCCAGCCGGATTTCATAAAAGGTGTCGGCACGTTAATCGCTTTTGATTTTACCTATGACATACTGATCTATCCGCATCAGCTGAAAGAAGCGTATGACTTTGCCAAACAATTGCCGAAAGTTCGTTTTGTACTGGATCATATTGCTAAGCCTTACATTAAAAAAGGTGAAGTGGAGCCCTGGGCTACCGACATAGGAAGACTGGCAGAATTACCTAATGTCTGCTGTAAAGTGTCGGGCATGGTAACCGAGGCGGATTGGAAACAATGGGAGGGCGCAGATTTCAGACCTTACCTGGATACGGTCTTCGAAGCCTTTGGTACGGATCGGATAATGTTTGGATCCGACTGGCCGGTATGCCTGGTAGCCTCGGATTATGGCCGTATGAAAAGTATAGCCGACGAATATCTCAGCGCCTTTTCTCCAGAAGAAAGGCAAAAAGTAATGGGTGATAATGCCACCCGCTTTTATAATCTTGACTGA
- the fucP gene encoding L-fucose:H+ symporter permease translates to MAQLQSTGNVTVKDGSGSGQKYLIPLALVTSLFFLWGFAISMLDVLNKHFQEVLGLSISESAWVQVCTYGAYFFMALPAGYFMKKYGYKKGIIAGLLLYAIGAFLVYPAGEAQSWPFFLVALFVLACGLAFLETAANPYTTVLGSPETSEQRLNMAQSFNGLGVIIGPLVGGLFVFANKSESIEAGFDSVQLPYMIVGAVVLLVTVLFFLTPMPEVQEETLVEDTSGHVGKSLFQHTHFTLGAFSQLLNVGAQSCTWGFFINYATESINISNQEASILLSSGMVVFMVGRFAGTFFMRFVKASTLLGIYGAAIVVLLLIVTFNLLGQASIYAFVAFFFFQSITFPTIFALGVKDMGKFTKQASSYIIMGIVGGALFPPVMGAIADATSTAFSFILPVVLFAFISWYGFKGSQIR, encoded by the coding sequence ATGGCACAACTTCAATCTACTGGTAATGTAACTGTGAAAGATGGCTCCGGCTCTGGCCAGAAATATCTTATTCCCCTGGCGCTGGTCACGAGCTTATTTTTCCTCTGGGGATTTGCAATCAGTATGTTGGATGTGCTCAATAAACATTTTCAGGAAGTACTTGGTCTGAGTATTTCGGAGTCGGCCTGGGTGCAGGTGTGTACCTATGGTGCTTATTTTTTCATGGCTTTGCCCGCTGGTTATTTCATGAAAAAATACGGTTATAAAAAGGGGATAATTGCCGGGTTGTTACTGTACGCCATCGGGGCATTTTTGGTATATCCGGCAGGAGAGGCGCAGTCCTGGCCGTTTTTTCTGGTGGCCTTGTTTGTGCTGGCCTGCGGCCTGGCCTTTCTTGAGACAGCTGCAAACCCTTACACCACTGTCCTTGGCTCACCAGAAACCTCAGAGCAGCGCCTTAATATGGCACAGTCTTTTAATGGGTTGGGTGTAATTATCGGACCGCTGGTTGGAGGTTTGTTCGTTTTTGCCAATAAATCCGAAAGTATAGAGGCCGGTTTCGATTCGGTTCAGCTGCCCTACATGATCGTGGGCGCAGTGGTGCTTTTGGTAACTGTTCTTTTTTTCCTGACACCGATGCCAGAAGTACAGGAAGAAACGTTGGTGGAGGATACTTCCGGGCATGTTGGCAAAAGTCTTTTTCAACACACCCATTTTACCCTTGGTGCATTTTCTCAGCTATTGAACGTTGGGGCGCAAAGCTGTACCTGGGGATTTTTTATAAACTACGCTACTGAAAGTATTAATATTTCCAACCAGGAAGCCTCCATTTTGCTTTCGAGCGGGATGGTGGTTTTTATGGTGGGCCGGTTTGCAGGTACCTTTTTTATGCGCTTCGTGAAAGCCAGTACCTTGCTGGGTATTTACGGAGCGGCCATTGTGGTACTGTTGCTGATCGTAACTTTTAACTTACTTGGACAAGCGTCCATATATGCCTTTGTTGCTTTCTTTTTCTTTCAAAGTATCACTTTCCCTACCATTTTTGCGCTTGGGGTAAAAGATATGGGGAAATTTACAAAACAGGCATCGTCCTATATTATCATGGGGATTGTGGGAGGAGCATTGTTTCCACCGGTAATGGGTGCCATAGCCGATGCCACCAGTACTGCCTTTTCGTTTATCCTGCCCGTTGTGTTGTTTGCATTCATTTCCTGGTATGGATTCAAAGGTTCACAGATACGCTAA
- a CDS encoding L-rhamnose mutarotase, giving the protein MKRYCLAVDLVDDPVMIAEYEAYHKKIRPEIEKSILDAGVTQMEIFRTGNRLFMIMVTEDDFSFEVKAKMDLENPKVQEWEKLMWGYQQALPTAKKGEKWVLMDQIFALV; this is encoded by the coding sequence ATGAAAAGATATTGTCTGGCCGTAGATCTTGTTGATGATCCTGTTATGATTGCCGAATATGAGGCATACCACAAAAAGATAAGGCCGGAAATCGAAAAGAGTATCCTGGATGCCGGTGTTACCCAAATGGAGATTTTCCGTACGGGCAACCGGTTGTTCATGATCATGGTAACCGAGGACGATTTCAGTTTTGAAGTAAAAGCCAAAATGGATCTGGAAAATCCGAAAGTGCAGGAATGGGAGAAGCTCATGTGGGGATACCAACAGGCGCTTCCGACAGCAAAAAAAGGGGAGAAGTGGGTTTTGATGGATCAGATTTTTGCTTTGGTATA